One Oncorhynchus masou masou isolate Uvic2021 chromosome 2, UVic_Omas_1.1, whole genome shotgun sequence genomic region harbors:
- the LOC135556808 gene encoding pro-cathepsin H-like: protein MHWLRNTRGSMALCSVAFILAFLHLANLTPLFLPEEEYHFKQWMLQYNKVYALEEYHHRLNIFTGHKRRIHYHNAGKHTFSMGLNQFSDMSFAEFRKTFLLTEPQNCSATKGSHISSPGPYPGSVDWREKGDYVSPVKYQGHCGSCWTFSTTGCLESVTAIATGKLPLLSEQQLVDCAQDFNNHGCMGGLPSQAFEYVKYNNGLMTEDDYPYTGHDGSCNFKPELAAAFVKDVVNITSYDEKGMVDAVARLNPVSFGYEVTDDFLHYKDGVYSSTTCKNTTDNVNHAVLAVGYGEKNSTPYWIVKNSWGTNWGMDGYFLIERGRNMCGLAACSSYPLPPV, encoded by the exons ATGCATTGGTTGCGAAACACACGCGGAAGTATGGCGCTGTGCTCTGTTGCTTTTATTCTTGCTTTTTTGCATTTAGCCAATTTAACACCCTTGTTTTTACCTGAAG AGGAATATCACTTCAAACAATGGATGTTACAG TATAATAAAGTCTATGCTCTGGAGGAGTACCACCATCGTCTGAACATCTTCACTGGGCATAAGAGGAGAATCCACTATCATAATGCAGGGAAGCACACATTCTCAA TGGGACTGAATCAGTTTTCTGACATGAGCTTTGCAGAGTTTAGGAAGACTTTCCTCCTGACTGAACCTCAG AACTGCTCTGCCACCAAAGGGAGTCACATCAGCAGCCCTGGGCCATATCCTGGTTCTGTGgactggagagagaagggagactaTGTGTCACCTGTCAAATATCAG GGTCATTGTGGAAGCTGCTGGACCTTCTCCACTACCGGCTGTCTTGAGTCTGTTACCGCTATAGCTACTGGAAAACTCCCACTTCTG TCTGAGCAGCAACTGGTGGACTGTGCTCAAGACTTCAACAATCACGGATGTATGGG GGGACTCCCAAGCCAGGCGTTTGAGTATGTTAAATACAACAACGGACTCATGACCGAAGATGACTATCCTTACACGGGACAT GATGGCTCTTGCAATTTCAAGCCCGAGTTGGCAGCTGCCTTCGTGAAAGATGTTGTCAACATAACAAGT TATGACGAAAAGGGCATGGTTGATGCTGTGGCCAGACTGAACCCAGTCAGCTTTGGATATGAAGTGACTGATGATTTCCTCCACTACAAAGATGGTGTGTACAGCAG CACTACGTGTAAGAACACTACAGACAATGTGAACCATGCTGTACTGGCAGTGGGATATGGTGAAAAGAATAGCACTCCATATTGGATCGTGAAAAACTCCTGGGGCACCAACTGGGGAATGGATGG ATATTTCCTAATAGAACGAGGGAGGAACATGTGTGGACTGGCAGCCTGCTCCTCTTATCCTCTCCCCCCGGTGTGA